Below is a genomic region from Zea mays cultivar B73 chromosome 9, Zm-B73-REFERENCE-NAM-5.0, whole genome shotgun sequence.
AACTGCGGCCAGGGCACCATCGGTACGCCGTGCCACAGGCTCTCGAGGATGGAGTTCCAGCCGCAGTGGGTGACGAAGCCGCCGACGGCGGGGTTGGCGAGGATGTCCTTCTGCGGCGCCCACGTGGGCCACACGAGGCCTCGGCCCTTCGTCCTCTCCAGGAACCCTTCCGGGAGCAGCTCGTGGACGTTGGCGTCCGTCGGGTACTTGGAACCGTCCGGCGGTGGCGGGCCACGGAGCACCCACAGGAAGCGGTGCCCGCTGCGCTCGAGGCCGTCGGCGATCTCGCGGACCTGGGGCGACGGGAAGCTGCCGCCCATGCTCCCAAAGCAGAGCAGCACGACGGACGCTGGGGGCTGCGCGTCGAGCCACCTCACGCACTCGTGCCGCTGTGCTACTACCTGCTCGCCGTCGCCGGGCGCGGACGGCGGCTTGAGAGGCAGGACCGGGCCGATCGGGTAGACGGCCGGAGCGCGGCGTCTTGGCACGCAGAGGCCGTCGGCGATGGCCGCGAGGATGGACGGCTCCAGCTCGGCCACCGTGTTCACGATGACCCCGTCGGCCTCCATGAAGCGCTTGCCGTGGTACACCAGCCACGCGAAGTTCGGGTCCTTCCTCATCAGCGGAGACGGCATGAGACGAGCCGGCACCGGCGGCATCCCGGGCAGATCGACCGTTCCTTCCATCGCCTCGAAGTCCCCGGACACCTCCCCGTCCAGCGCCGGTAACCGCAGCATGAGCGCGACCATCGACGCGCCGGACGGCATGTAGGCGTACGCCGGCAGCGCGAGCTCGCGCGCGACGTCGAACAGGGTGGTGCAGAAGTAGTCCACCACGACCGCGGCGACCGGGGACGACATGCCGGAGACGGCCTCCTTGACGTGCGTCGCGTGGAGCTGTATGAAGCGCATCATGAAGTCCTCGAGGCCGTGGTGGACGGTGGGGAGCTCCACGGCGGGGAGGTGGACGAAGCGGATGTCCAGGCCGGAGTCGGCTTCCCGTCGCATGATGTCGTCGACGTCGGACATCAGGTTGGCGGACATGGTCATCTGCGTGATGAGCACGGTGAGGGACATGGGGCAGCGGCTTCTGCCGAGCAGCCGCTTGCCGGCTTCGATCATGGACGCGAGGTGGCCTGGGACGCATAGTGGGATGAGCACCACAGTGGGGTATGCCGTTGCCGCCATTGTGAGTTTATGAATTGACTTGAGCAGCAGTCTAGCCTAGGCCCAGTCTTTTTATAATGAATGTATAATAGAGCGTCCGGACGCCGGGAGTTTTTCTGAATGCGACGTGGTCTCACATTGTCCACGTATCCTACCAAGAACACGTGAAAGTACTAGGTAGGTACccaccaaaataaaaaaaaaaatcCATGTAGGTTGGTGCGCTTCGCCGCGCGTAAAGGCTTGATGCGCCAGTGGACGCTTGTGTAGGGCTAGCTGCGCTCTTGTGACGTCGTTGCACGCAGACACTGACAAATGAACTATTAAAAAAACGGTTTTGGCTTATGTTCTTTGTCTTTACTCCTACCTAATATGTCAATCAATGACTAATAAAGAATATGGAAGAGCTAAAAATTCTCACATAATATTAAAGCACTAGTTTTGTGCATCATGggtcacgtggatttgtttttccTCCCTGCCTAACAAATGAGACATGAGAAACCATCCAAACCCACGTATATAATACCAACTTGCTAGCTAAAGTGGACGAGCGACCTATTTAAAAAAGGGCCATGCTCCAATTTAACTCATATTTCTCTCAGCCATTTGGCTAAgataagtgtcggcgtttcgaccccagggggtccctggaccgacgagtaaattgtcgccgcgtgccccagcccagatgggtcggcgcgagacggagcgcggagGGGGAAAAAAGCCAGagagagacaggcgtaaaaggggaaacccgcggccttcgtgtttgtcccgcgcccagttcgggtgcgcttgcagtagggggttacaagcgtccgcgtgggagggagcgagaggcttacgcgcgccgtcccgtccttccccgcgcggccaaccttccgtaagagggccctggaccttccttttataggcgtaaggagagggtccaggtgtacaatgggagatgtagcagcatgctaacgtgtctagcagagaggagctagtgccctaagtacgtgccgtcgtggcagccggagaggttttggcaccctgttcgtgtgatgtcgtggccgtcggaggagcgctggagccttgcggaaggacagctgtcggggctgtcgagtccttgcttacgtctccttgcttccgtaagggggctcagagccgccgtcgtcatggagcatgcggggcgccatcattatttgttttaccggggcgagccggatgggacgccggtcttgttccccgtacacagagctagctaggggtagggtaatgatggcccctcctgtgatgtggtcggtccgagccctgggtagggcgaggcggaggctcctccgaggtcgaggtcgagtctgtcttccgaggtcgaggtcgagttcgagccctggggtcgggcgaggcggagttcgctgtcttccggggtcgaggccgagtccgagccctggggtcgggcgaggcggagttcgccgtcttccggggccgaggccgagtccgagccctggggtcgggtgaggcggagttcgtcgtcttccagggccgaggccgagtccgagccctggggtcgggcgaggcggagttcgtcgtcttccggggccgaggccgaggctgagccctgggatcgggcgaggcggagcttcctatggcgcccgaggccggacttggctgctgtcagcctcactctgttgagtggcacagcagtcggagcggcgcaggcggcgctgtcctcttgtcaggccggtcagtggagcggcgaagtgagtgcggtcacttcggctctgtcgactgaagggcgcgcgtcaggataaggtgtcaggccatctttgcattaaatgctcctgcgatacggtcggtggtcgtggcgatttggccaaggttgcttcttggcgaagaccgggcctcgggcgagccgaaggtgtgtccgctgCTTGAGggtgccctcgggcgagacgtagatcctccggggtcggctgcccttgcccgaggctgggctcgggcgaggcgagatcgtgtccttgagtggaccgagccttgacttaatcgcacccatcaggcctttgcagctttgtgctgatgggggttaccagctgagattaggagtcttgggggtacccctaattatggtccccgacagtagcccccgagcctcaaagggagtgttaatactcgcttggaggcttttgtcgcacttttttgcaaggggaccggcctttctcggttgtgttttgttccggtgggtgcgcgcgagcgcacccgccgggtgtagcccccgaggcctcggaggagtggtttgactccttcgaggtcttaatgcgtttcacgatgcttcggctggtctggttgttccctcatgcgagctggccgtagcccgggtgcacggtcgggtcccaagttctcgggctggtatgttgacgctgtcaacggtttggccggagccgggtttgtgagagcagcccccgagcctccgcacagagcgagaggacggtcaaggacagactcgacttttttacatacgcccctgcgtcgcctttccgcaaggaggaggggggaaaagcgccatgttgccctcggagggcgccgaacatgttgtctccagtgagctgctaacgggtaatccgagtggacgtccgtgccccatttgttaggggtcggctagtggcccggaggcgcgctccaaaagtacctgcgggtgatttgctagacccggtccccttttgacggggtccgagggctcgatgcctccctctgatgggattccgttacaataatcgttcccgttggtctcggaaatgtcctagggtacctcgggagcgtagcccgagccttggttatgtatcgaacgtacccagggtcatccctcgctctgcgtctgaggcggctgtcgaaccctttcgagggccagcctacgaacccctgatcagtagtgggcgcggagcccgagtggcctgaggcggccgttgaacccttccgaggggccggccttcgaacctctgaccagtagtgggcgcggagcccgagcgctctgaggcggctgttgaacccctccgaggggccagccttcgaacctctgatcagtaggggggctcggggcccgtttccttcgtggagaaggatccctttcggggtatcccctttcccggtccctgttgtaagagagagaaagaggaagaggatacgaaatcgaatgacgtggcgcaccttttttgacgcggtcattatggcggaagcgaagcgtcgcctgcttcgcccgccaaaggtgccgcccgtcctgccgcagagttaatgcgacgggacaagtggttcacggggcggccgttgcgcgtgcgcgagccgttctagGAACGGGTGTTtcactttgagttttgaatcccgcggcaggTTCGGGTGAAGTGTTCAATgggtctcgcccgggcctttatatattcgggagagggaccggtgacggttctttgctctgctacttgcctccttcttaggttttcgcaacccgagggaatagccagagaaaggaaaccgctcacccagtcctttccgccgccacctcctctgcttggtgatggctgaccgggtgaccattgctccgccgcgcgacccgtggcctttctccaccgtcacggcggatgacctggaggccctcgttgctgagggtttacttcaccctctctccggtgacccgcagccagagtggatgccccccccccgagcggagccgcctcgtccccgccgccggggtatgtcgtgagcttcgtctcctttcacgagcgggggttcggagtgccggcaagccgttttatgcgggcgattctgcacgtctacggggtggagatgcacaacctcagtcctaactccatctcgcaagccgccatctttgcggcggtttgtgaaggatacttggggatttaccctcactgggacctgtggactcatctcttctccgcggagctttttgccttgccgacgggggagagaagggtccgcacgGCAGTGCGGGATGGTGGAtgtatcctccagctgaggcagtcgcgggcgccgcagtatatccccgccatccttgcgtcctcgaacaaagggtggcagcgccagtggttctatctccgaaacgacgacgggaggctcccgtcgttttctcagcgagtggtgaccgccacCGTCGATAACTGGCGCTATGGGACCCcacacgacagacagaagaatctccagccctttCTGAAGGCCCTGGGggagttgcggaaaggagggctcaccgctgcgggagtggttgccgccattcatcgccggagggtgcttcccttgatggagcggcggctgccgctttgggagatgacgccggaggccgacttggaaggtttgcggatgtcctcggatctccttcccgtcgacgacctccatAGGTGGGTAGCCGtcacgttggggaagccggacactggcgccctttcccagcccttgatgcgtcctgaccgcgggtgtgtgtccctggtgagtgtccactccttctttctccttacgtcggattgcccttggttctcgcaGCCGAGACTTctcgtctgtctccaggaggtagagcATCACAAGCCTTTCCCCCCACCAGTCCcagaggatgcggtggaccgagctgcgcggagggttgccgcggagaagaggaaggagaaaaaggacgcgaagaaggctcgggcccgcgagcggatgcgggctcggggcaccttggaaaagctccgtcgtcggcaggagagggatgggctcccgagggagccgtcgccggagacgcctgatgacgacgacgacgatgaagacgacgatatggctgcccgccttggcctcagcccgaatctgaggctgggccaagggtcgtcaagccagcccccgagtgggctggtgccatcggtatccggggccaggacgtcggggtcccagtccgaagagcgggggcagaccgagggggtacttgacccctcggccggggaagttgaggtgaccccggggagtcagaccgggctgcctgttccccgagaaccgtcGCTCGTGTCGGCTGCGCAGGAGGtcgatcctcgggtcgtcgtggctgcttctgagcagtccgtccctcgggtgcctcggcgcccaaggcgaggatggtaccgaagctggcagcgaggcagacctcggtggtaccttcgggggtcgaggttcgagagacctccccatagGCACGATTGATTATGGcatggagtgggtaagtatcttaggatatcttcgttttggctcctccttcgtatgtcccgaccctgattttccttttctccttagcaagcggagtcacggtccgaccgatctggctccccggaaggtcctcaagacggcgtcggcttccgcagctagtgtcgcaccgggcctcgccggccagctgacctcctcgcaagacgccccacagcggggggctcaggcggcaccagttgctgtggagcgagctcccgaggctggctcttctgtcgaggcggtcgtcgcgctgggggaggctgctggcgcggccatggcctcgagcccaccagacATGATGCCGGCGCTGGCGCCGGCTGCCGCGGAGGCCGTTGCCGTTccggccgtggagccacccgtcgccgccgatgctgagatggccgaggcgtcgctacttggtgcctcggaggaggggggcgcgggaccgcgacctgtcccgtcgagcggcagccttgtccccgcgTGGCGCAGtcccgaggggcggcgccagttgcttcagttccggacccgtggggtctcggatcccctcttcgttctcgacgatgagcgggaagagcagtcttgggacgggcttcgcgagtgtgccgaggcaacggtggggtcgctccggtcgaccttggaggtcctttgcagggacgttcccaagttcCTCCAGGTAataatttcaggcatacctttctcaTGATTGAggcgttctttgtgacgccccgcttccttccctcaggatctgacggatctgagcgccgccaagtcgtcgttcatccgccgcgaggtcgatgtctgggattCGCTgtggtccctgaggaccacgcttgccagggctacgacgcgcctctcccaacagagcgccgaggtggcgaacCTTCGGTTGttctgtgtcgatctgggagcagaggcagcagcggcacacgcagaggcgcagcggcggcagtcggagcttgaccaggtcaccggcgagcgggaccaatatcggggccgggccgccgaggctgaaagccgggctgaggctcttagagtccagttagccgaggcgtctgctcgggccggagcccttgcagcagacctagtcgtggcccaagccgcatcctcggagcagcgtgcccgagccggaggtatgtcttggctgttttaagtttttgtttcagctcggttcctcaacttgtgtttgaggtcttccgctttggctgtttgcagagctcgagtctgcccttggtaAGTCTACCAAGGCGCTTGCTCAAGcgaccgagcagagggaggccgaccacgcggccatgtctgaggccatctcggccttctgccgagTCTTTGGCTTTGACGACGTCccttcgggaagctcccctcaaagtcgcctgcaggccttgggcgaccatgcgcgtggcagactccacgaggctctgcatcacggcgttaggcgagccttccccgtgcttgcttcccactatgtcgtggatctggagcgagtcagcgaggggtattgcctccccgacaaagatgaagccgccctggccgaagtccagaggctcgacgcggccgccgcgggcccaagaaCGATGTTGGCATCCATCTTCGAGGCAGAGGTCCTCCCTcccgcgccgtcgtccgaggccgggggggaccttgccgaaggtggggacgaagccgaggacGCGGCTCCTTCTCTGGGCGACGCCTGACTCTGCCGGAGCAGTCttctttgaatgcatatgtgtcttttgcggccgccgaggcccaaacactttattatcgtaatataaggttgtgctccttttccttccgttttgcgtatccggacccgttcgtcagtagcagggtagcttgcccaagtaagagtcatttttcgtggtaggtgacgagtgaggtatccgtatcccagaggcgtaggagtccctcggctcgatcggccttgccacttacatgcgcccttattcgtttcttggggtcctgttattgatatagccgggagacgcggaaacctttttgatggaagacttttttcgaggaaaattttgtcgagagggggttccccccttctagcccccgagggagggtcgggctttgccgtggcaaggctgacccttccttgatgattagactttgtgtgtgaacgaggtgtacgaacgacttgaaagcatcttaagggtagaagcgacgtagctatagacctcgccttgactgttggccagcttgtacgtctcgggcttcagaaccttagcGATGACGAACAAcccgggtgccattgtcggtgatgatggagttcgggaccccaaagcgatggatgatgttggtgaagaacgccaccgcctgttcggacctgatgctgtttaggggtcggacctcgatccacttggagaatttgtcgatggtgaccagcgggtgcgtgtagccctcgggcaccttctgcaaggggccgacgaggtccagcccccatatagcaaacggccaggtgatgggtatcgtctgcagggcctgagcgggcaagtgtgtctgcctcgcatagaactgacacccttggcaggtgcggacaattctagtggcgtcggccaccgtggtcggccagtagaaaccttgtcggaaggcgtttcccacaagggctcgaggcgctgcgtgatgaccgcaagcccccgagtgtatttcttgtaagagctcctggccttcggcgatggatatgcatcgctggaggatgcctgaggggctgcggtggtagagctccttttcgtcccccagcaagacgaacgacttggcgcgccgtgccaaccgccgagcttcggctcggtcgaggggtagctctcctcggtggagatattgcaggtacggggtctgccagtttcgattaggcgtgaccccgctccgctcctcctcaacgcgcagtgcctcaccctcgggggccgagggtgcctcgggctgggccgagggtgcctcgggctgagccgaggccttctcgggctcaggcgcgtcgtcggtcttgacggagggttgatgcaggtctcgggagaagatgtccgggggaaccgttgtccgccccgaggctatcttagccagctcgtccgcagtctcgttgtatcatcgggcgatgtggttgagctcgagcccgtagaacttgtcttccaggcgccgaacctcatcgcagtaggcttccatcttcgggtcgcggcagtgggagttcttcatgacttggtcgatgacgagctgcgagtcaccgcgagcgtcgaggcgtcggacccctagctcgatggcgatgcgcaacccgttgaccagagcctcgtactcagccacattgttgggcgccgggaagtggaggcgtagcacgtagcataggtgcttcacgaggggcgagatgaagagcaggcccgcgcctacccctgtcttcatcagcgacccgtcgaaaaacatggtccagagttccggttggatcggagctgttgggagctgggtatcgacccattcagccacaaagtccgccaagacttgggacttgatggtcttccgaggggcgaacgagattgtctcgcccatgatttccaccgcccactttgcaatcctacccgaggcctctcggcactggatgatctcccccagggggaaggatgacaccacagtcaccggatgagactcgaagtagtgtcgcaacttccgccgcgtcaggatcaccgcgtacagcagcttctgaatttttgggtagcggatcttggtctcggacagtacctcactgatgaagtagaccggcctctggacgggcaatgcatgcccctcttctcgtctctcaaccacgatcgcggcgctgaccacctgagtggtagcggcaacatagatcaagagggcttctccggccgcggggggcaccaagatgggcgcgttcgtgaggagcgccttcaggttcccgagggcttcctcggcctcagggatccaagtgaagcactcggcctttcttaagaggcggtacagaggtaggcctctttcgccgaggcgcgagatgaaacggctcagagccgcaaggcatcccgtgaccctctgtacgcctttcaagtccttgatgggccccatgttggtgatggccgcgattttctccgggttggcctcgatgccccgcccggagacgatgaaacccaagagcatgcctcgggggactccgaagacgcacttctcgggattaagctttacgcctttcgccttgagacaccggaatgtcgtttcaaggtcggaaaggaggtcggaggctttcctcgtcttgactatgatgtcatcgacgtaggcctcgaccgttcgaccaatgtgttcgccgaacacgtggttcatgcacctttggtatgtcgcacccgcattcctcaaaccgaacggcatggtaacatagcagtacatgccgaaaggtgtgatgaaagaagtcgcgagctggtcggaatctttcatcctgatttggtgataccatgagtaggcatcgaggaaagacagggtttcgcacccagcagtggaatccacgatttgatcgatgcgaggcagagggtagggaacttttggacatgctttgtttagaccagtgtagtctacacacatccgccatttccctcctttctttctcacaagcatagggttggcaagccattcgggatggaatacctctttgatgaaccctgccgccattagcttgtggatctcctcgcatatggctctgcgcttttcgtcgtcgaatcggcgcagaggctgcttcacgggtcgggctccagctcggatatccagcaagtgctcggcgacatccctcggtatgccgggcatgttcgagggactccacgcgaatacgtcggcgtttgcgcggagaaagtcgacgagcactgcttcctatttgggatcgagctcggagccgatccgaatctgcttggaggtgtcgttgctagggtcgagagggacggacttaaccgtctccgctagcttgaagttgccggcatggcgcttcacgtctggtgcctccttggagaggctctccaggtcagcgatgagggcctcggaatcggcgagggcctcggcgtactccacgcactccacgtcgcattcgtacgcgtgtcggtacgtggggccgacggtgatgaccccgttggggcccgacatcttgagcttgaggtaggtgtagttggggatgaccatgaacttggcgtagcatgcctccccaacactgcgtggtaggttcctcggaacccgaccacctcgaacgtgagggtttcccttcagaagttggagggagtcacgaagcagacgggtagatcgagttgtccgaggggctggacgcgtttcccggggatgatcccgtggaaaggcgccgcgcccggccggaccgaggacagatcgatccgcaggagcccgagggtctcggcgtagatgatgttgaggctgctgcctccgtccatgaggaccttggtgagcctgacgttgccgatgacggggtcgacaacgagcgggtatttccccgggcttggcacgcggtcggggtggtcgccctgatcgaaggtgatgggcttgtcggaccagtctagatagactggcgacgccacctttaccgagcagacctcccgacgctcttgcttgcggtgccgagccgaggcgttcgccacttgcccaccatagatcataaagcagtcgtggacctcggggaactcccctgccttgtgatcttccttcttatcgt
It encodes:
- the LOC100282603 gene encoding anthocyanidin 5,3-O-glucosyltransferase, translated to MAATAYPTVVLIPLCVPGHLASMIEAGKRLLGRSRCPMSLTVLITQMTMSANLMSDVDDIMRREADSGLDIRFVHLPAVELPTVHHGLEDFMMRFIQLHATHVKEAVSGMSSPVAAVVVDYFCTTLFDVARELALPAYAYMPSGASMVALMLRLPALDGEVSGDFEAMEGTVDLPGMPPVPARLMPSPLMRKDPNFAWLVYHGKRFMEADGVIVNTVAELEPSILAAIADGLCVPRRRAPAVYPIGPVLPLKPPSAPGDGEQVVAQRHECVRWLDAQPPASVVLLCFGSMGGSFPSPQVREIADGLERSGHRFLWVLRGPPPPDGSKYPTDANVHELLPEGFLERTKGRGLVWPTWAPQKDILANPAVGGFVTHCGWNSILESLWHGVPMVPWPQFAEQHLNAFELVAVMGVAVAMQVDRKRGNFVEAAELERAVRCLMGGSEEKGRKAREKATEAKALSRNGVASGGSSDVSVQKLAREILHKHDDKGCATASGESMGSVVVPASPARII